In a single window of the Luteitalea sp. genome:
- a CDS encoding ATP-binding cassette domain-containing protein — MTSSAERTVDTEPTTLDQLPPALSSMWRLCKLGYRHEPRLMLAAFVLSQLAALPDALIALWLMLLGEGVLESRPGLVLAAAIGLALSATATWFLRTVSTRVQRRFRDKVTIALESHVARLQASIATIAHHERPDYLDRLAMLRDQVFVLDHMYMSLFSTCGWILRLGVTVALLASIHVALVLLALFALPTVLTSTWRPVVEREAQERAAQANRLARHLFTTATTAPPGKEVRVTGIGNRLVAQRRAAWERAYAPVSAVRWGSAMWHTLAWALFGAAYVGAVVFVSSGLGAPAGDVLLVLAAGSRLSAYIGATVGEIGFLRGFWMDGSRRLAWLEDYAASLTASADLPVPAALRNGIRFDHVSFAYPGTSRLVLNDVSLSLPAGAVVAVVGENGAGKTTLVKLLAKMYEPRSGAILVDDTPLARINADHWRARLAGAFQDFFRFELRARQTVGVGDVPRLEDEPAIVRAVGRAGATDVVSRLKSGLDTQLGPTWPGGVEVSFGQWQKLALARGFMRDRPLLLVLDEPTAALDAETEHALFEHYASAAHGERDAGRITILVSHRFSTVRMADVIVVLDGARVVEVGTHEELIARGGQYSELYGIQAAAYR, encoded by the coding sequence ATGACGTCCTCGGCTGAGCGCACTGTCGACACCGAGCCGACGACGCTCGACCAGTTGCCACCAGCGCTGTCGTCGATGTGGCGGCTGTGCAAGCTGGGCTACCGCCACGAGCCGCGGCTGATGCTGGCGGCCTTCGTGTTGTCGCAGCTCGCGGCGCTGCCCGACGCCCTGATCGCGCTCTGGCTGATGCTGCTCGGCGAGGGCGTGCTCGAGAGCAGACCGGGGCTCGTGCTCGCGGCGGCCATCGGCCTCGCGTTGTCGGCCACGGCCACCTGGTTTCTCCGCACGGTCAGCACCCGGGTGCAGCGCCGCTTCCGCGACAAGGTGACGATTGCGCTCGAGTCGCACGTCGCGCGGCTCCAGGCCTCGATTGCGACCATCGCGCACCACGAGCGTCCCGATTACCTCGATCGGCTCGCGATGCTGCGCGATCAGGTATTCGTGCTCGATCACATGTACATGTCGCTGTTCTCGACGTGTGGCTGGATCCTGCGGCTTGGTGTGACCGTGGCTCTGCTCGCCTCGATTCATGTTGCGCTCGTGCTGCTCGCGCTCTTCGCGCTGCCCACAGTGCTGACGTCGACGTGGCGTCCCGTCGTCGAACGCGAGGCTCAAGAGCGTGCTGCGCAGGCCAACCGGCTGGCTCGGCACCTGTTCACGACGGCGACGACGGCACCACCAGGGAAGGAGGTGCGCGTCACGGGCATCGGCAATCGACTGGTGGCGCAGCGCCGGGCGGCATGGGAGCGGGCGTACGCGCCGGTGTCGGCAGTGCGGTGGGGCTCCGCCATGTGGCACACGCTGGCCTGGGCGCTCTTCGGCGCCGCCTACGTCGGCGCTGTCGTCTTCGTATCGTCTGGTCTCGGCGCGCCGGCCGGCGACGTGCTGCTGGTGCTCGCAGCGGGATCGCGCCTGTCGGCATACATCGGTGCGACGGTTGGCGAGATTGGCTTCCTGCGGGGCTTCTGGATGGACGGCTCGAGACGCCTTGCGTGGCTCGAAGACTACGCCGCATCGCTGACAGCGTCGGCCGATCTGCCGGTGCCCGCCGCTCTCCGCAACGGCATTCGCTTCGATCACGTGTCGTTTGCGTATCCAGGCACATCACGCCTGGTCCTCAACGATGTATCGCTGTCGCTGCCTGCGGGTGCGGTGGTGGCCGTCGTTGGCGAGAACGGCGCCGGCAAGACCACACTGGTCAAGCTGCTTGCAAAGATGTACGAGCCCAGATCGGGCGCGATTCTCGTGGACGATACGCCGTTGGCTCGAATCAACGCCGATCACTGGCGGGCGCGACTGGCCGGCGCGTTCCAAGACTTCTTCCGCTTCGAGCTCCGCGCGCGTCAGACGGTAGGCGTGGGCGATGTGCCGCGCCTCGAGGACGAGCCGGCGATCGTCAGGGCGGTCGGGCGGGCGGGCGCCACCGACGTCGTCTCACGTCTGAAGTCTGGGCTCGACACGCAGCTCGGTCCGACATGGCCAGGCGGCGTCGAGGTGTCATTTGGTCAGTGGCAAAAGCTGGCGCTCGCACGCGGCTTCATGCGCGACCGCCCCCTGCTCCTCGTGCTCGATGAGCCCACGGCCGCGCTCGATGCGGAGACCGAGCATGCACTGTTCGAACACTACGCCAGTGCGGCGCACGGCGAGAGAGATGCCGGCCGGATCACGATTCTCGTCTCGCACCGGTTCTCCACGGTGCGCATGGCCGATGTCATCGTCGTCTTGGACGGCGCACGGGTCGTGGAGGTGGGCACACACGAGGAGCTCATCGCGCGGGGCGGGCAGTACTCGGAGCTCTACGGCATCCAGGCTGCGGCGTACCGTTGA
- a CDS encoding TSUP family transporter: protein MSDLAAYTVCAAAGLVAGTLNVFAGGGSFLTLPILLFLGLPAGVANGTNRVGVLAQSVSAVLSFHAYRVMDWRWALAASMPILAGAAVGTCAALVVPDLAFRRILASSMLALTVWTLWRDALGAAVRSEPRPPGHWASVVGFFGAGIYGGFLQAGVGFLLLALTTTAGLDLVRGNAVKVLAILLQTLLSLGIFAGTGNVHWPLGLALAAGYTAGGVLGARMTVLKGHRWLQRAVTVTIVFFAILLWLTD, encoded by the coding sequence GTGAGCGACCTGGCTGCCTACACCGTGTGCGCAGCAGCGGGCCTGGTCGCGGGCACGCTCAACGTCTTCGCGGGCGGCGGCTCGTTCCTGACGCTGCCAATCCTTCTGTTCTTGGGCCTGCCCGCTGGTGTGGCCAACGGCACGAACCGTGTGGGGGTCCTCGCGCAAAGCGTGAGCGCCGTCTTGAGCTTCCACGCGTATCGCGTGATGGACTGGCGGTGGGCTCTTGCTGCCAGCATGCCCATCCTCGCTGGTGCCGCGGTGGGCACGTGCGCCGCCCTGGTCGTGCCAGACCTCGCCTTCCGGCGCATCCTCGCCTCGTCTATGCTCGCGCTGACGGTCTGGACGCTCTGGCGCGATGCGCTGGGCGCGGCCGTCCGGAGCGAGCCGCGTCCTCCCGGGCACTGGGCGAGCGTGGTCGGCTTCTTCGGCGCGGGCATCTATGGCGGATTCCTCCAGGCCGGCGTCGGATTCCTCCTCCTCGCGCTCACGACCACCGCAGGCCTGGATCTCGTGCGCGGGAACGCCGTCAAAGTGCTCGCAATCCTGCTCCAAACGCTCCTGTCGCTCGGCATCTTCGCCGGCACCGGCAATGTCCACTGGCCGCTCGGCCTCGCGCTCGCTGCCGGCTACACGGCAGGCGGTGTCCTGGGCGCGCGCATGACCGTGCTCAAGGGGCATCGTTGGCTCCAGCGCGCCGTGACGGTGACGATTGTCTTCTTTGCGATCCTCCTGTGGTTGACCGACTGA
- a CDS encoding HAD-IA family hydrolase, whose amino-acid sequence MIPYTQIDTIFLDSGNTLISIDFDWVASELASRRLVCLPDALRRAEAAARPQFSQRLFVDGISEGVDLFGAYLFAMFSKLDATTALPASDLESLVAELGTVLRPDGRASDLWRSVMPRVPDALAKLRDLGVTLAVVSNSDGTAERSLEAAGLRSYLSVVIDSTIAGYEKPDPRIFHRAIEACGAQPDRTLHVGDLYHADVAGARGAGLHALLLDPFHDWPSLDCERAPDLWAVADLVARSREHPAV is encoded by the coding sequence GTGATTCCATACACGCAGATCGACACCATCTTTCTCGACTCCGGCAATACATTGATTTCGATCGACTTCGATTGGGTCGCGTCAGAGCTCGCATCCCGCCGGCTTGTCTGCCTGCCGGACGCGCTGCGACGCGCTGAAGCCGCGGCGCGGCCCCAATTCTCGCAACGGCTATTCGTCGATGGCATCAGCGAGGGTGTCGACCTCTTTGGGGCCTATCTGTTCGCGATGTTTAGCAAGCTCGACGCCACGACAGCCTTGCCTGCTTCCGACCTCGAGTCGCTGGTCGCAGAGCTCGGGACAGTACTCCGCCCCGACGGCCGCGCCAGCGACCTGTGGCGGTCGGTCATGCCCCGTGTACCGGACGCGTTGGCAAAGCTCCGCGATCTGGGGGTGACGCTCGCGGTCGTGAGCAACTCCGACGGCACGGCTGAACGAAGCTTGGAGGCCGCCGGGCTCAGGTCGTATCTCTCGGTGGTGATCGACTCGACAATCGCCGGCTATGAAAAACCGGACCCGCGTATCTTTCATCGAGCGATCGAGGCATGCGGCGCGCAGCCGGATCGCACCCTGCACGTCGGCGACCTCTATCATGCCGATGTTGCGGGTGCGCGTGGTGCTGGCCTGCACGCTCTGCTGCTCGACCCGTTCCATGATTGGCCGTCCCTCGACTGCGAGCGGGCGCCCGATCTGTGGGCCGTGGCGGATCTCGTCGCTCGGTCGCGCGAACATCCCGCGGTCTGA
- a CDS encoding ATP-binding cassette domain-containing protein: MLRRLRERNEWKFFSVLPRADTPLAVAWWLVLFLRGALPALFAIAMGVLVGAVQQGHSLAGPLTFVGTLFVLLQVLTPLHQALSANLGDRTAAWLYDRLTEACVRPPGMGHLEDPKLTSDLTVARDFDLGITGPPLSISMEFIASGLVELIGGLACVMVLFGYAWWAPLVLGSAWLATHWLLRESAVWHDRNTDVVRAAQRDAEYTYRLAVDPAPAKELRLFGLAAWTIDRFVTRRARLHALQYEATRLREKPVLWSLLLVAGANVALFWSFANAADNGTLSLAQLVVFAQSAVGASMIAFGGLNWALDGAAAPVAAVLRLEPAMAAAGALRRGSRAASKMPAREIRFRDVTFAYPRGASPVLDHFDLSIPAGSSLAIVGQNGAGKTTLAKLLCRLYDPQSGAIEVDGVDLRDLSVESWRERVTAVFQDFTRFELSLRDNVAPAGAPDDVVRRALVSAGAADMASLDTVLARGYEGGTDLSGGQWQRVALARALSAVELGVGLVLLDEPTAQLDVRGEAEIFNRILSATRRCTTILISHRFSTVRQADRICVLEHGRVIELGTHDELMAKGGRYRTMFNLQAQRFSATEDEEETTYDVLG; the protein is encoded by the coding sequence GTGTTGCGCCGTCTCAGGGAACGCAACGAATGGAAGTTCTTCAGCGTGCTGCCGAGGGCCGATACTCCCCTCGCGGTGGCCTGGTGGCTCGTGCTCTTCCTTCGTGGCGCGCTGCCTGCCCTGTTCGCCATTGCCATGGGCGTACTGGTGGGCGCGGTGCAGCAGGGACATAGCCTCGCGGGCCCGCTTACCTTTGTCGGCACTCTGTTTGTCCTCCTCCAGGTGCTTACACCTCTCCACCAGGCACTGAGCGCAAACCTCGGCGATCGAACCGCTGCCTGGCTCTACGACCGCCTGACCGAGGCATGCGTCCGCCCTCCCGGGATGGGACACCTCGAAGACCCGAAGCTCACCAGCGACCTGACGGTCGCCCGCGATTTCGATCTCGGTATCACCGGTCCGCCGCTCAGCATCTCGATGGAGTTCATTGCAAGCGGATTGGTCGAGTTGATTGGCGGCCTTGCTTGCGTCATGGTGCTCTTCGGCTATGCGTGGTGGGCGCCACTCGTCCTGGGCAGCGCATGGCTCGCCACGCACTGGCTGCTCCGCGAGAGCGCGGTCTGGCACGACCGCAATACCGACGTCGTCCGCGCCGCGCAGCGCGACGCCGAGTACACCTACCGACTGGCGGTCGATCCGGCTCCAGCCAAGGAGCTGCGTCTCTTTGGCCTTGCCGCGTGGACCATCGATCGCTTCGTCACCCGTCGCGCACGCCTGCATGCGCTGCAATACGAAGCCACACGGCTGCGTGAGAAGCCGGTGCTGTGGAGCTTGCTGCTCGTCGCTGGTGCAAACGTTGCGCTGTTCTGGTCGTTCGCCAACGCCGCCGACAACGGGACCCTGAGCCTGGCGCAGCTCGTCGTGTTCGCCCAGAGCGCGGTCGGCGCCTCGATGATTGCGTTCGGCGGCCTCAACTGGGCGCTCGACGGCGCTGCCGCACCGGTGGCCGCCGTGCTGCGGCTCGAGCCGGCGATGGCCGCCGCCGGCGCGCTTCGTCGCGGCAGCCGTGCAGCCAGCAAGATGCCGGCGCGCGAGATCCGCTTCCGCGACGTCACGTTTGCCTATCCGCGCGGTGCCTCACCGGTGCTCGACCACTTCGATCTCAGCATTCCCGCCGGATCGTCTCTCGCGATCGTCGGACAGAACGGCGCCGGCAAGACGACGCTCGCTAAGCTCCTGTGCCGCTTGTACGACCCGCAGTCGGGCGCCATCGAGGTCGACGGCGTCGATCTCCGCGATCTCTCGGTGGAGTCTTGGCGCGAGCGTGTGACCGCCGTGTTCCAGGACTTCACCCGCTTCGAGCTGTCGCTCCGCGACAACGTTGCTCCCGCAGGCGCCCCCGACGACGTCGTACGCCGCGCGCTCGTCTCCGCGGGCGCAGCCGATATGGCCAGCCTCGATACCGTCCTGGCCCGCGGCTATGAAGGTGGAACCGATCTCTCGGGCGGCCAGTGGCAACGCGTCGCGCTGGCGCGCGCTCTCTCGGCCGTCGAGCTCGGTGTAGGGCTCGTCTTGCTGGACGAGCCCACCGCGCAGCTCGACGTGCGCGGTGAGGCCGAGATCTTCAACCGGATCCTATCGGCCACGCGCCGCTGCACGACGATCCTCATCTCGCATCGCTTTTCCACGGTGCGCCAGGCCGACCGCATCTGCGTGCTCGAGCATGGCCGGGTCATCGAGCTCGGGACACACGACGAGCTGATGGCCAAGGGTGGTCGCTATCGCACGATGTTCAACCTGCAGGCGCAGCGCTTCAGCGCGACGGAAGACGAGGAGGAAACCACGTATGACGTCCTCGGCTGA
- a CDS encoding FtsX-like permease family protein, whose product MFRKQNRSDHDFGDEVQAHLQIEADRLMAQGMDRKAAMAAAHRAFGNATSSRERFYESSRWMWLDHLTRDIQYALRQIRSSPVSAATIILSLALGIGANTAIFSLADQALLRALPLFGGLPALYAASVPAVSALKEQSSAVTAGLSARKVLVAAQFALALILLIGAGLFARTLGSLQARGPGFPTTNLLMFSVKPVQDGYRETQVKPLLWRLLAELRALPDVERVGAARDAIVRDGSWNGGLTIEANERIVADDITRNAVTPEFFDALGVPVIGGRHFNETDAQDDAETEWALRSAIVNEEFVRRFIPDVDPIGVRLGLGNLPTTVADIEIVGVISTYYNLNQREAEAEVFVPLWERTTDRATFYVRTRSSPETVVQSIRTLVNRIDPTLTVLALRTLDDQFNRMLINERLLATLAGAFAFVATLLATIGLYGVLSFSAARRTKEIGIRVALGASRWSAGGMILREATVLAAAGLAIALPASFALGRLVQSQLFGVDAMDAPTVIAAAALLALVSLGASIVPARKAASVNPLDALRSE is encoded by the coding sequence GTGTTCCGCAAACAGAATCGCAGCGACCACGATTTCGGCGACGAGGTCCAGGCTCATCTCCAAATCGAGGCTGACCGGCTGATGGCGCAGGGCATGGACCGAAAGGCGGCGATGGCGGCCGCGCACCGTGCCTTTGGAAATGCCACCAGCAGCCGCGAACGCTTCTATGAGTCGAGCCGCTGGATGTGGCTCGATCATCTGACGAGAGATATCCAGTACGCGCTGCGTCAGATCAGAAGCTCGCCTGTCTCCGCAGCAACGATCATTCTGTCGCTTGCCCTGGGCATCGGTGCCAATACCGCAATCTTTTCCCTAGCGGATCAGGCGCTCCTGCGGGCACTGCCGCTCTTTGGCGGTCTGCCAGCGCTCTACGCGGCGTCCGTGCCGGCCGTGAGCGCGCTCAAAGAGCAGTCGTCTGCCGTCACGGCTGGTCTCAGCGCGCGCAAGGTGCTCGTCGCTGCGCAGTTTGCGCTCGCGCTCATCCTGTTGATTGGCGCAGGCCTCTTTGCCCGAACACTTGGCAGTCTCCAGGCCCGAGGGCCAGGTTTCCCGACAACCAACCTGCTGATGTTCAGCGTAAAGCCTGTGCAGGATGGATATCGCGAGACGCAGGTGAAGCCGCTTCTTTGGCGATTGCTGGCGGAGCTCCGCGCGTTGCCGGATGTCGAGCGCGTTGGGGCCGCGCGCGATGCGATCGTGAGAGACGGCTCGTGGAATGGAGGCTTGACCATCGAAGCCAACGAGCGCATCGTCGCGGACGACATTACCAGGAACGCCGTTACTCCAGAATTCTTCGACGCGTTGGGCGTGCCGGTGATCGGAGGACGCCATTTCAACGAGACCGATGCGCAAGACGATGCCGAGACGGAATGGGCGCTGCGGTCGGCGATCGTCAATGAGGAGTTCGTGAGACGGTTCATACCCGATGTCGACCCCATCGGAGTACGATTGGGCCTCGGCAACCTGCCCACCACGGTCGCGGATATCGAGATCGTCGGCGTGATCAGCACGTACTACAACCTCAACCAGCGCGAAGCGGAAGCCGAGGTCTTCGTGCCATTGTGGGAGCGCACCACGGACCGGGCAACCTTCTACGTCCGAACGCGCAGCTCCCCTGAGACCGTGGTCCAGTCGATTCGCACGCTCGTGAACCGCATCGACCCGACGTTGACGGTTCTCGCGCTGCGCACGCTCGACGATCAATTCAATCGGATGCTCATCAACGAGCGCCTCTTGGCCACGCTCGCCGGGGCCTTCGCCTTCGTGGCGACGTTGCTGGCGACGATCGGTCTCTACGGGGTCCTCTCCTTCTCAGCCGCGCGCCGCACCAAGGAGATTGGGATACGCGTCGCGCTTGGCGCGTCACGCTGGTCTGCCGGCGGGATGATCCTCCGCGAAGCAACCGTGCTGGCCGCTGCCGGCCTCGCGATCGCGCTGCCGGCGTCGTTCGCGCTGGGCCGCCTCGTCCAGAGCCAGTTGTTCGGCGTCGACGCGATGGATGCGCCAACGGTCATCGCGGCCGCCGCGCTTCTCGCCCTCGTCTCTCTCGGCGCGAGCATCGTCCCCGCCCGAAAAGCCGCATCGGTCAATCCGCTGGACGCACTGCGCAGCGAATGA
- a CDS encoding flap endonuclease translates to MDVHLIDGTYELFRHYYALPSARDQDGREIAAVRGVVTSVLNMVSGGATHVGAATDHVIESFRNELWPGYKTGEGVEPELLAQFPLLEETLSAAGIIVWPMVELEADDALAAAAVAAARDTRVERVIICTPDKDLAQCVRGTRIVQLNRRTGVLCDEAGVVQKFGVSPESIPDYLALVGDASDGYPGLRGWGPKSSAAVLAKFGHLEAIPPDWREWRVNVANAGGLALTLSRERDHALLFRTLATLKTNVKLFDDVEQLRWDGHTPAFETIAARFDAAVTEATRGSARRTAERGKARGQIR, encoded by the coding sequence CTGGACGTCCATCTCATCGATGGCACATACGAGCTATTCCGGCACTACTACGCCCTGCCGTCCGCGCGGGATCAAGACGGGCGGGAGATCGCTGCCGTGCGCGGGGTTGTCACATCGGTGCTGAACATGGTCAGCGGTGGCGCCACCCACGTCGGTGCGGCGACCGATCATGTCATCGAATCGTTTCGCAACGAGCTCTGGCCGGGTTATAAGACGGGCGAAGGCGTAGAGCCGGAGCTGCTCGCCCAGTTTCCGCTCCTCGAAGAAACGCTCTCAGCCGCAGGCATCATCGTCTGGCCGATGGTGGAGCTCGAGGCGGACGATGCGCTTGCGGCGGCGGCCGTGGCGGCCGCGAGGGATACGCGGGTCGAGCGCGTGATCATCTGCACGCCGGACAAGGACCTCGCCCAATGCGTGCGTGGCACTCGGATCGTGCAGCTGAATCGCCGGACCGGCGTTCTCTGCGACGAGGCAGGCGTGGTCCAGAAGTTTGGTGTCTCACCGGAGTCGATTCCGGACTACCTGGCGCTGGTCGGCGACGCGTCCGATGGTTATCCTGGTCTACGCGGCTGGGGCCCGAAGTCTTCCGCAGCGGTGCTCGCCAAGTTTGGCCATCTCGAAGCGATCCCGCCCGATTGGCGCGAGTGGCGCGTGAACGTCGCCAACGCCGGCGGCCTGGCCCTCACGCTCTCCCGCGAGCGCGATCACGCCCTCCTGTTTCGAACCCTCGCCACCCTCAAAACCAACGTGAAGCTCTTTGACGACGTGGAGCAGCTGCGATGGGACGGTCACACGCCTGCATTCGAGACCATCGCGGCACGATTCGACGCGGCGGTTACCGAGGCAACGCGCGGCAGCGCGCGCCGGACCGCAGAGCGGGGCAAAGCTCGGGGCCAGATTCGATGA
- the mgtE gene encoding magnesium transporter, translated as MQIGRPEDRLQASLGEVTRLLETHRVLDTLIHRQEGSRRDLLENLQHRQNLAELHGRLRTLHPADLAFILETLPRDDRHLVWSQTPTELKGQVLVEVSEGVRRSLVEELPHATLVAALRVLDADDLAYLKDAVPDEVWHEASRSLDAGDQSFLRATVAYPEDSIGHLMSGEVADVRESGTLQEAMGDLRQRGPLPDHTDRLYVVDVRNVLRGAVSLADFLRHDPQAPIAGVMTTDIVTFKPDEPIDSAVKAFERYDLISAPVIDDRGKLVGRLSVDVVMDWVRAESDRRTLKRAGLSGDEDLFASVMDSARNRWPWLMVNLLTAFVASRVIGLFEHTIEQLVALATLMPIVASVGGNTGNQTVALVVRGLALDQIQLGNARYLVRKEVLVSLLNGVLWGLLVGFFALAIYRSASLGLVMASAVFLNLLVAALVGIAVPLALQRTGRDPVQGASVLLTFITDSMGFLLFLGLAQMFLL; from the coding sequence ATGCAGATTGGACGCCCAGAGGATCGCCTGCAGGCCAGCCTCGGCGAGGTGACGCGCCTGCTGGAGACGCATCGGGTTCTCGACACGCTGATCCACCGGCAGGAGGGATCGCGTCGCGACCTGTTGGAGAACCTCCAGCATCGGCAGAACCTGGCGGAGCTCCACGGTCGACTCCGCACGCTGCATCCGGCGGATCTCGCCTTCATTCTGGAGACCCTCCCGCGCGACGATCGGCACCTGGTCTGGAGCCAAACGCCGACCGAGCTGAAGGGACAAGTGCTGGTCGAGGTGTCCGAAGGCGTGCGAAGGTCGCTCGTGGAGGAGTTGCCTCATGCTACGCTCGTGGCCGCGCTTCGCGTGCTCGATGCCGACGACTTGGCGTATCTGAAGGACGCGGTCCCGGACGAGGTCTGGCATGAGGCGTCACGATCCCTCGACGCGGGGGACCAGAGCTTTCTGCGGGCGACGGTCGCCTATCCAGAGGACAGCATCGGTCACCTGATGAGCGGCGAGGTCGCGGACGTGCGGGAGTCGGGAACGCTGCAGGAAGCGATGGGCGACTTGCGGCAGCGCGGCCCGTTGCCCGACCACACCGACCGCCTCTACGTCGTCGACGTGCGCAACGTCCTGCGCGGCGCCGTGTCACTGGCGGATTTTCTCCGTCACGATCCGCAGGCGCCGATTGCAGGCGTGATGACGACGGATATCGTGACGTTCAAGCCGGACGAGCCGATCGACTCTGCCGTAAAGGCGTTCGAGCGATACGATTTGATCTCCGCTCCGGTCATCGACGACCGCGGGAAGCTGGTGGGGCGGCTCAGCGTGGACGTGGTGATGGATTGGGTGCGTGCTGAATCCGATCGACGCACGCTCAAGCGCGCGGGGCTGAGCGGCGACGAGGATCTGTTCGCATCGGTCATGGACTCGGCGCGCAACCGCTGGCCGTGGCTGATGGTCAACTTGCTCACGGCTTTCGTGGCTTCCCGCGTGATTGGCCTGTTCGAGCACACCATCGAGCAGCTCGTCGCGCTGGCGACGCTCATGCCCATCGTCGCGAGCGTGGGCGGGAACACGGGCAACCAGACCGTCGCCTTGGTCGTGCGCGGTCTGGCGCTCGATCAGATCCAGTTGGGCAATGCCCGATATCTCGTTCGCAAGGAGGTGCTGGTCTCGCTGCTGAACGGCGTGTTGTGGGGCCTCCTGGTGGGCTTCTTCGCGCTCGCCATCTATCGGAGCGCGTCGCTCGGTCTCGTCATGGCGTCCGCCGTGTTCCTCAATCTCTTGGTCGCCGCGCTGGTCGGCATCGCCGTGCCCTTGGCCTTGCAACGTACTGGTCGCGATCCCGTGCAGGGCGCCAGTGTCCTTCTGACCTTCATCACGGACAGCATGGGCTTCCTGCTCTTTCTGGGCCTGGCGCAGATGTTCCTGCTGTGA